A portion of the Betta splendens chromosome 2, fBetSpl5.4, whole genome shotgun sequence genome contains these proteins:
- the LOC114851159 gene encoding hepatocyte growth factor activator isoform X2, with product MMPHIALLFLPLALISRAGIFVSGYEAAVSSETRKVLTTTGKECRFPFRQGGRLHHRCITVLSPRPWCSLTRNFDRDRQWGFCTPDRTHANGSAADPCQVNPCQNGGVCAAVARGHAFGCSCPEGFSGRRCEQKRCFESLHLRYYDTGESWGRVHMRNVERCTCAAGAGACERVHYTMCRSNPCQNGGTCRLITSTGTEVCNCRHGYSGRHCDVEPDAACYNGRGSGYRGAASTTASGARCLPWNWDLLHDELHAGAVAAALRGLGEHAYCRNPDGDAMPWCYTLHDNAISWEYCGVPPCATAASSSRMTSVLNVLPTPKKPAPAEPARKPVCGKKHKKRLSMPTGRILGGTAALPGTHPWMAAIYMGQSDFCAGTLISSCWVVSAAHCFFRNYPKSQLRVVLGQQHFNVTNPNTRTFGVADYIFPKQFSVFNPTLHDIVLIKLKKQNGRCAKKTPFIRPICLPDKDTAFPDHYCCSISGWGHMHEKARDYSSLQEAGVRLIPHDTCRRPEVYGNHVTGDMLCAGLNGCVDACQGDSGGPLACVRGDVSFLYGIVSWGEGCGRSGKPGVYTRVPNYIDWINSVIKGTAKAS from the exons ATGATGCCGCACATCGCGCTGCTTTTCCTGCCGCTTGCGCTCATCTCACGGGCG GGCATCTTCGTTTCTGGATATGAAGCAGCCGTCTCCTCAGAGACACGGAAAG TTCTCACCACGACGGGCAAAGAATGCAGGTTCCCCTTCCGCCAGGGTGGACGGCTCCATCACCGCTGCATCACCGTCCTGTCCCCGCGGCCGTG GTGCTCGCTCACTCGTAACTTCGATCGGGACCGGCAGTGGGGTTTCTGCACGCCCGACAGAACCCATGCAAACG gttcCGCCGCGGATCCGTGTCAGGTGAACCCGTGTCAGAACGGCGGCGTGTGCGCGGCCGTCGCGCGCGGACACGCGTTCGGGTGCTCGTGTCCCGAGGGTTTCTCTGGGAGACGGTGTGAGCAGA AGAGGTGCTTCGAAAGCCTCCACCTGCGCTACTATGACACCGGAGAGTCGTGGGGCCGCGTCCACATGCGTAACGTGGAGCGGTGCACGTgtgcggccggcgccggcgcctgcGAGAGGGTCCACTACACCA TGTGTCGCTCAAACCCGTGTCAGAACGGAGGAACATGTCGGCTGATCACATCCACTGGCACCGAGGTGTGTAACTGCAGACATGGCTACAGCGGCCGGCACTGCGACGTTG agcCGGACGCGGCGTGCTATAACGGCAGGGGCTCAGGTTACCGGGGGGCGGCGAGCACCACGGCGTCCGGCGCCCGGTGTCTGCCGTGGAACTGGGACCTGCTGCACGACGAGCTGCACGCGGgcgcggtggcggcggcgctcaGAGGCCTCGGCGAGCACGCctactgcag aAACCCGGACGGGGACGCGATGCCGTGGTGCTACACGCTACATGACAACGCCATCTCCTGGGAGTACTGCGGCGTCCCGCCCTGTGCGACGGCTGCGT CGTCTTCTCGGATGACGAGCGTCCTTAACGTCCTGCCCACCCCTAAAAAGCCCGCGCCCGCCGAGCCGGCGCGGAAGCCTGTGTGTGGGAAAAAGCACAAGAAGAGGCTGTCGATGCCCACGGGCCGGATCCTGGGCGGCACCGCGGCGCTGCCCGGCACCCACCCCTGGATGGCGGCCATTTACATGGGACAGTCGGACTTCTGCGCCGGGACCTTGATTTCGTCTTGCTGGGTCGTCTCCGCCGCGCACTGCTTCTTCCGCAA TTACCCGAAGTCTCAGCTTCGCGTGGTCCTCGGCCAGCAGCATTTCAACGTCACCAACCCCAACACCAGGACGTTCGGAGTGGCCGATTACATCTTTCCGAAGCAGTTCTCAGTGTTTAACCCCACGCTGCACGACATTG TGTTGatcaagctgaagaagcagAACGGGCGCTGCGCGAAGAAAACGCCGTTCATCCGGCCCATCTGCCTCCCAGACAAAGACACGGCGTTCCCCGACCACtactgctgctccatcagcgGCTGGGGACACATGCACGAGA AGGCGCGGGACTACTCCAGCCTGCAGGAGGCCGGGGTGAGGCTCATTCCCCACGACACCTGCAGGAGGCCGGAGGTCTACGGCAACCACGTCACCGGCGACATGCTGTGCGCGGGGCTCAACGGCTGCGTGGACGCGTGCCAG GGCGACTCCGGGGGCCCTCTGGCTTGTGTGAGGGGTGACGTCAGCTTCCTGTATGGGATCGTCAGCTGGGGAGAGGGCTGCGGGCGCTCTGGAAAACCTGGTGTTTACACCAGAGTGCCCAACTACATCGACTGGATCAATTCAGTGATCAAAGGCACAGCCAAGGCTTCATGA
- the LOC114851159 gene encoding hepatocyte growth factor activator isoform X3: MMPHIALLFLPLALISRAGIFVSGYEAAVSSETRKVLTTTGKECRFPFRQGGRLHHRCITVLSPRPWCSLTRNFDRDRQWGFCTPDRTHANGSAADPCQVNPCQNGGVCAAVARGHAFGCSCPEGFSGRRCEQMCRSNPCQNGGTCRLITSTGTEVCNCRHGYSGRHCDVEPDAACYNGRGSGYRGAASTTASGARCLPWNWDLLHDELHAGAVAAALRGLGEHAYCRNPDGDAMPWCYTLHDNAISWEYCGVPPCATAAWGNQTEAKSKLSRRASSRMTSVLNVLPTPKKPAPAEPARKPVCGKKHKKRLSMPTGRILGGTAALPGTHPWMAAIYMGQSDFCAGTLISSCWVVSAAHCFFRNYPKSQLRVVLGQQHFNVTNPNTRTFGVADYIFPKQFSVFNPTLHDIVLIKLKKQNGRCAKKTPFIRPICLPDKDTAFPDHYCCSISGWGHMHEKARDYSSLQEAGVRLIPHDTCRRPEVYGNHVTGDMLCAGLNGCVDACQGDSGGPLACVRGDVSFLYGIVSWGEGCGRSGKPGVYTRVPNYIDWINSVIKGTAKAS, encoded by the exons ATGATGCCGCACATCGCGCTGCTTTTCCTGCCGCTTGCGCTCATCTCACGGGCG GGCATCTTCGTTTCTGGATATGAAGCAGCCGTCTCCTCAGAGACACGGAAAG TTCTCACCACGACGGGCAAAGAATGCAGGTTCCCCTTCCGCCAGGGTGGACGGCTCCATCACCGCTGCATCACCGTCCTGTCCCCGCGGCCGTG GTGCTCGCTCACTCGTAACTTCGATCGGGACCGGCAGTGGGGTTTCTGCACGCCCGACAGAACCCATGCAAACG gttcCGCCGCGGATCCGTGTCAGGTGAACCCGTGTCAGAACGGCGGCGTGTGCGCGGCCGTCGCGCGCGGACACGCGTTCGGGTGCTCGTGTCCCGAGGGTTTCTCTGGGAGACGGTGTGAGCAGA TGTGTCGCTCAAACCCGTGTCAGAACGGAGGAACATGTCGGCTGATCACATCCACTGGCACCGAGGTGTGTAACTGCAGACATGGCTACAGCGGCCGGCACTGCGACGTTG agcCGGACGCGGCGTGCTATAACGGCAGGGGCTCAGGTTACCGGGGGGCGGCGAGCACCACGGCGTCCGGCGCCCGGTGTCTGCCGTGGAACTGGGACCTGCTGCACGACGAGCTGCACGCGGgcgcggtggcggcggcgctcaGAGGCCTCGGCGAGCACGCctactgcag aAACCCGGACGGGGACGCGATGCCGTGGTGCTACACGCTACATGACAACGCCATCTCCTGGGAGTACTGCGGCGTCCCGCCCTGTGCGACGGCTGCGT GGGGAAATCAGACCGAGGCAAAATCCAAACTATCCCGCAGAG CGTCTTCTCGGATGACGAGCGTCCTTAACGTCCTGCCCACCCCTAAAAAGCCCGCGCCCGCCGAGCCGGCGCGGAAGCCTGTGTGTGGGAAAAAGCACAAGAAGAGGCTGTCGATGCCCACGGGCCGGATCCTGGGCGGCACCGCGGCGCTGCCCGGCACCCACCCCTGGATGGCGGCCATTTACATGGGACAGTCGGACTTCTGCGCCGGGACCTTGATTTCGTCTTGCTGGGTCGTCTCCGCCGCGCACTGCTTCTTCCGCAA TTACCCGAAGTCTCAGCTTCGCGTGGTCCTCGGCCAGCAGCATTTCAACGTCACCAACCCCAACACCAGGACGTTCGGAGTGGCCGATTACATCTTTCCGAAGCAGTTCTCAGTGTTTAACCCCACGCTGCACGACATTG TGTTGatcaagctgaagaagcagAACGGGCGCTGCGCGAAGAAAACGCCGTTCATCCGGCCCATCTGCCTCCCAGACAAAGACACGGCGTTCCCCGACCACtactgctgctccatcagcgGCTGGGGACACATGCACGAGA AGGCGCGGGACTACTCCAGCCTGCAGGAGGCCGGGGTGAGGCTCATTCCCCACGACACCTGCAGGAGGCCGGAGGTCTACGGCAACCACGTCACCGGCGACATGCTGTGCGCGGGGCTCAACGGCTGCGTGGACGCGTGCCAG GGCGACTCCGGGGGCCCTCTGGCTTGTGTGAGGGGTGACGTCAGCTTCCTGTATGGGATCGTCAGCTGGGGAGAGGGCTGCGGGCGCTCTGGAAAACCTGGTGTTTACACCAGAGTGCCCAACTACATCGACTGGATCAATTCAGTGATCAAAGGCACAGCCAAGGCTTCATGA
- the LOC114851159 gene encoding hepatocyte growth factor activator isoform X1 has translation MMPHIALLFLPLALISRAGIFVSGYEAAVSSETRKVLTTTGKECRFPFRQGGRLHHRCITVLSPRPWCSLTRNFDRDRQWGFCTPDRTHANGSAADPCQVNPCQNGGVCAAVARGHAFGCSCPEGFSGRRCEQKRCFESLHLRYYDTGESWGRVHMRNVERCTCAAGAGACERVHYTMCRSNPCQNGGTCRLITSTGTEVCNCRHGYSGRHCDVEPDAACYNGRGSGYRGAASTTASGARCLPWNWDLLHDELHAGAVAAALRGLGEHAYCRNPDGDAMPWCYTLHDNAISWEYCGVPPCATAAWGNQTEAKSKLSRRASSRMTSVLNVLPTPKKPAPAEPARKPVCGKKHKKRLSMPTGRILGGTAALPGTHPWMAAIYMGQSDFCAGTLISSCWVVSAAHCFFRNYPKSQLRVVLGQQHFNVTNPNTRTFGVADYIFPKQFSVFNPTLHDIVLIKLKKQNGRCAKKTPFIRPICLPDKDTAFPDHYCCSISGWGHMHEKARDYSSLQEAGVRLIPHDTCRRPEVYGNHVTGDMLCAGLNGCVDACQGDSGGPLACVRGDVSFLYGIVSWGEGCGRSGKPGVYTRVPNYIDWINSVIKGTAKAS, from the exons ATGATGCCGCACATCGCGCTGCTTTTCCTGCCGCTTGCGCTCATCTCACGGGCG GGCATCTTCGTTTCTGGATATGAAGCAGCCGTCTCCTCAGAGACACGGAAAG TTCTCACCACGACGGGCAAAGAATGCAGGTTCCCCTTCCGCCAGGGTGGACGGCTCCATCACCGCTGCATCACCGTCCTGTCCCCGCGGCCGTG GTGCTCGCTCACTCGTAACTTCGATCGGGACCGGCAGTGGGGTTTCTGCACGCCCGACAGAACCCATGCAAACG gttcCGCCGCGGATCCGTGTCAGGTGAACCCGTGTCAGAACGGCGGCGTGTGCGCGGCCGTCGCGCGCGGACACGCGTTCGGGTGCTCGTGTCCCGAGGGTTTCTCTGGGAGACGGTGTGAGCAGA AGAGGTGCTTCGAAAGCCTCCACCTGCGCTACTATGACACCGGAGAGTCGTGGGGCCGCGTCCACATGCGTAACGTGGAGCGGTGCACGTgtgcggccggcgccggcgcctgcGAGAGGGTCCACTACACCA TGTGTCGCTCAAACCCGTGTCAGAACGGAGGAACATGTCGGCTGATCACATCCACTGGCACCGAGGTGTGTAACTGCAGACATGGCTACAGCGGCCGGCACTGCGACGTTG agcCGGACGCGGCGTGCTATAACGGCAGGGGCTCAGGTTACCGGGGGGCGGCGAGCACCACGGCGTCCGGCGCCCGGTGTCTGCCGTGGAACTGGGACCTGCTGCACGACGAGCTGCACGCGGgcgcggtggcggcggcgctcaGAGGCCTCGGCGAGCACGCctactgcag aAACCCGGACGGGGACGCGATGCCGTGGTGCTACACGCTACATGACAACGCCATCTCCTGGGAGTACTGCGGCGTCCCGCCCTGTGCGACGGCTGCGT GGGGAAATCAGACCGAGGCAAAATCCAAACTATCCCGCAGAG CGTCTTCTCGGATGACGAGCGTCCTTAACGTCCTGCCCACCCCTAAAAAGCCCGCGCCCGCCGAGCCGGCGCGGAAGCCTGTGTGTGGGAAAAAGCACAAGAAGAGGCTGTCGATGCCCACGGGCCGGATCCTGGGCGGCACCGCGGCGCTGCCCGGCACCCACCCCTGGATGGCGGCCATTTACATGGGACAGTCGGACTTCTGCGCCGGGACCTTGATTTCGTCTTGCTGGGTCGTCTCCGCCGCGCACTGCTTCTTCCGCAA TTACCCGAAGTCTCAGCTTCGCGTGGTCCTCGGCCAGCAGCATTTCAACGTCACCAACCCCAACACCAGGACGTTCGGAGTGGCCGATTACATCTTTCCGAAGCAGTTCTCAGTGTTTAACCCCACGCTGCACGACATTG TGTTGatcaagctgaagaagcagAACGGGCGCTGCGCGAAGAAAACGCCGTTCATCCGGCCCATCTGCCTCCCAGACAAAGACACGGCGTTCCCCGACCACtactgctgctccatcagcgGCTGGGGACACATGCACGAGA AGGCGCGGGACTACTCCAGCCTGCAGGAGGCCGGGGTGAGGCTCATTCCCCACGACACCTGCAGGAGGCCGGAGGTCTACGGCAACCACGTCACCGGCGACATGCTGTGCGCGGGGCTCAACGGCTGCGTGGACGCGTGCCAG GGCGACTCCGGGGGCCCTCTGGCTTGTGTGAGGGGTGACGTCAGCTTCCTGTATGGGATCGTCAGCTGGGGAGAGGGCTGCGGGCGCTCTGGAAAACCTGGTGTTTACACCAGAGTGCCCAACTACATCGACTGGATCAATTCAGTGATCAAAGGCACAGCCAAGGCTTCATGA